Proteins from one Ramlibacter sp. PS4R-6 genomic window:
- the phaZ gene encoding poly(3-hydroxyalkanoate) depolymerase produces the protein MTADAFEMKMLRADGHVVRVGRRRGAGEGPPLLLFNGIGANIELFEPLARRLPGREVITFDIPGVGHSLLPALPYRLGGIARLAAGILDHYGHERCDALGVSWGGAAAQQFARSQPARCRRLILAATCAGMAMVPATPNILWMMATPRRYIDPAYAQRFAGTLYGGDFRADPQLAAGLHQHVRWQSRMGYYLQIAAVAGWTSIHWLHALEQPTLVMHGTDDPLVPPANAHLMHALIPRSELMLLDCGHMFLLTRAEACARAIHDFLH, from the coding sequence CGTGCGCGTCGGCCGCCGCCGGGGTGCGGGCGAAGGCCCGCCGCTGCTGCTGTTCAACGGCATCGGCGCCAACATCGAGCTGTTCGAGCCGCTGGCCCGGCGCCTGCCGGGACGCGAGGTAATCACCTTCGACATTCCCGGTGTCGGCCATTCGCTGTTGCCCGCCTTGCCGTACCGCCTGGGCGGCATCGCGCGGCTGGCGGCCGGCATCCTGGACCACTACGGCCACGAACGCTGCGACGCGCTCGGCGTCTCCTGGGGCGGGGCGGCTGCGCAGCAGTTCGCGCGCAGCCAGCCCGCCCGGTGCCGGCGCCTGATCCTGGCCGCCACCTGCGCCGGCATGGCCATGGTGCCGGCCACGCCCAACATCCTGTGGATGATGGCGACGCCGCGGCGCTACATCGACCCCGCCTACGCGCAGCGCTTCGCCGGCACGCTGTACGGCGGCGACTTCCGCGCCGACCCGCAGCTCGCGGCAGGCCTGCACCAGCACGTGCGCTGGCAATCGCGCATGGGCTACTACCTGCAGATCGCCGCGGTCGCCGGCTGGACCAGCATCCACTGGCTGCATGCCCTGGAGCAGCCCACGCTTGTCATGCACGGCACGGACGACCCGCTGGTGCCGCCGGCCAACGCCCACCTCATGCACGCGCTGATCCCGCGCAGCGAGCTGATGCTGCTCGATTGCGGGCACATGTTCCTGCTCACGCGCGCCGAAGCCTGCGCGCGGGCGATCCACGACTTCCTCCACTAG
- a CDS encoding MaoC family dehydratase produces the protein MKPLTPASLAARIGQAFDPSHWITLDQGRIDDFAVCTGDAQWIHVDIDRAERESPFGGTIAHGFLTLSLTATTFQDIVLQHVAARQVVNYGLDKVRFVAPVRAGRRVRNRIRIIDVVEKGPGCHLLTTEHTIEIENEPKPALVAISLVYLMD, from the coding sequence ATGAAACCCCTCACGCCTGCATCGCTGGCCGCGCGCATCGGCCAGGCCTTCGACCCCTCGCACTGGATCACGCTGGACCAGGGCCGCATCGACGACTTCGCCGTGTGCACCGGCGACGCGCAATGGATCCACGTGGACATCGACCGAGCCGAGCGCGAGAGCCCCTTCGGCGGGACGATCGCGCACGGGTTCCTGACGCTGTCGCTCACGGCCACGACCTTCCAGGACATCGTGCTGCAGCACGTGGCGGCGCGGCAGGTCGTCAACTACGGGCTGGACAAGGTCCGCTTCGTCGCCCCGGTGCGAGCCGGCCGGCGCGTGCGCAACCGCATCCGCATCATCGACGTGGTGGAGAAAGGGCCGGGCTGCCACCTGCTCACCACGGAACACACGATCGAGATCGAGAACGAGCCCAAGCCGGCGCTGGTGGCGATCTCGCTCGTGTACCTGATGGACTGA